From one Sorangium aterium genomic stretch:
- a CDS encoding Ni/Fe hydrogenase subunit alpha, translating into MSAETRTIAVDYLARVEGEGSLTLVIEDGRAKEARLSIFEPPRFFEAFLRGRGYAEAPDITSRICGICPVAYITSACRAMEDALGIELGPELRALRRLLYCGEWIESHALHVFLLHAPDFLGYPDAVAMARDHRDWVAKGLAIKKAGNAIVALLGGREIHPVNTRVGGFYSAPSRADLEGLLPELRAGSERTRACLSWMATLPCPELDRPYEFVALRSDDVYAITEGRLVSSGGLGIEVRDYDAHFIEEHVSWSTALRSRIHGSGSYLCGPLARFNLSFDRLLPEVQDAARAAGLAVPCRNPFRSLLVRLVEILQAFEESIRIIEAYAPPPAPFVAPPALRAGTGYGGSEAPRGFLYHRYTLDAEGTILDAKIVPPTSQNQLSIEEDLCAMSPSLASLPLREATARAEQAVRNHDPCISCATHFLTLRVEEAPR; encoded by the coding sequence ATGAGCGCTGAGACGCGCACGATCGCGGTCGACTACCTCGCCCGCGTCGAGGGCGAGGGCTCGCTGACGCTCGTGATCGAGGACGGGCGGGCGAAGGAGGCGCGCCTCTCGATCTTCGAGCCCCCGCGGTTCTTCGAGGCGTTCCTCCGCGGCCGGGGCTACGCGGAGGCGCCCGACATCACGTCCCGCATCTGCGGCATCTGCCCGGTCGCGTACATCACGAGCGCGTGCCGCGCGATGGAGGACGCGCTCGGCATCGAGCTCGGCCCGGAGCTCCGCGCGCTCAGGCGCCTCCTCTACTGCGGCGAGTGGATCGAGAGCCACGCCCTGCACGTCTTCCTGCTGCACGCGCCCGACTTCCTCGGCTACCCAGACGCGGTCGCCATGGCGCGCGATCACCGCGACTGGGTCGCGAAGGGGCTCGCCATCAAGAAGGCGGGGAACGCCATCGTCGCGCTCCTCGGGGGCCGCGAGATCCACCCGGTCAACACCCGCGTCGGCGGCTTCTACAGCGCGCCGTCCCGCGCGGACCTCGAGGGCCTGCTCCCCGAGCTGCGCGCCGGGAGTGAGCGCACGCGCGCGTGCCTCTCCTGGATGGCGACGCTGCCGTGCCCGGAGCTCGATCGGCCCTACGAGTTCGTCGCGCTCCGCAGCGACGACGTGTACGCGATCACCGAGGGGCGCCTCGTCTCCTCGGGCGGGCTCGGCATCGAGGTGCGCGACTACGACGCACATTTCATCGAGGAGCACGTCTCCTGGTCGACCGCGCTGAGATCGAGGATCCACGGCAGCGGCAGCTACCTGTGCGGGCCGCTCGCGCGCTTCAACCTGAGCTTCGATCGCCTGCTCCCCGAGGTCCAGGACGCAGCGCGCGCCGCCGGCCTCGCCGTCCCGTGCCGCAACCCGTTCCGGAGCCTGCTCGTGCGCCTCGTGGAGATCCTTCAAGCGTTCGAGGAGTCGATCCGGATCATCGAGGCGTACGCGCCCCCGCCGGCGCCGTTCGTCGCGCCTCCTGCGCTCCGCGCGGGCACGGGCTACGGCGGCTCCGAGGCGCCGCGCGGCTTCCTGTACCACCGCTACACGCTCGACGCCGAGGGGACGATCCTGGACGCCAAGATCGTCCCGCCCACGTCGCAGAACCAGCTCTCGATCGAGGAGGACCTCTGCGCGATGTCGCCGTCCTTGGCGTCGCTGCCGCTCCGCGAGGCGACCGCGCGCGCCGAGCAGGCCGTGCGCAACCACGACCCCTGCATCTCCTGCGCGACGCACTTCCTCACCCTGCGCGTCGAGGAGGCGCCGCGATGA
- a CDS encoding hydrogenase maturation protease yields the protein MTTRIIGLGQRAAGDDAAGLAVLEALRRQGLPDDAEVVEARDTTALVSLLQTPSTVVVVDAVLASPPGEVLELSPSDLAAGAPVPVSTHGLGVGQAIELARITAPDRLSPDIRIVGVSIGGRRAPSGDPEPRASDEPGLSPQVAAAVPRAAARVLSFLGG from the coding sequence ATGACCACGCGGATCATCGGCCTCGGGCAACGCGCCGCCGGGGACGACGCTGCCGGCCTCGCCGTGCTCGAGGCGCTGCGCCGCCAGGGTCTGCCGGACGACGCGGAGGTCGTCGAGGCGAGGGACACGACCGCGCTCGTCTCGCTCCTTCAGACGCCCTCGACGGTCGTGGTCGTCGACGCCGTGCTCGCGTCGCCGCCCGGAGAGGTGCTCGAGCTCTCCCCCTCGGATCTCGCCGCCGGTGCGCCTGTCCCGGTCTCGACGCACGGCCTCGGCGTGGGGCAGGCCATCGAGCTTGCTCGCATCACGGCGCCGGACCGGCTCTCACCCGACATCCGCATCGTCGGCGTGAGCATCGGCGGGCGCAGGGCGCCGTCAGGCGACCCGGAGCCCCGCGCGTCGGACGAGCCCGGCCTCTCGCCCCAGGTGGCCGCGGCGGTCCCCCGGGCTGCCGCCCGCGTCCTCTCGTTCCTCGGAGGGTGA
- a CDS encoding hydrogenase maturation nickel metallochaperone HypA/HybF, with protein MHESSIARQLLSAALDRAAAEGATRVVSVRGWVAEAEALSPESLSLHFAAHARGTPAEGARLDLRLHRVEARCLSCGGTYAPDHHVLLCPRCGGDQATLLGRLGLGLDALEVE; from the coding sequence GTGCACGAGTCGTCCATCGCTCGACAGCTGCTCTCCGCCGCGCTGGACCGCGCCGCGGCCGAGGGGGCGACGCGGGTCGTCTCGGTGCGCGGCTGGGTGGCCGAGGCCGAGGCGCTCTCGCCGGAGAGCCTCTCGCTCCACTTCGCGGCGCACGCGCGCGGCACGCCGGCCGAGGGGGCGCGCCTCGATCTGCGGCTCCACCGCGTCGAGGCGCGCTGCCTCTCCTGCGGCGGCACGTACGCGCCCGACCATCACGTGCTGCTCTGCCCGCGCTGCGGCGGCGACCAGGCGACGCTCCTCGGGCGTTTGGGGCTCGGCCTGGATGCCCTGGAGGTGGAGTAG
- the hypD gene encoding hydrogenase formation protein HypD — MKFIDEYRDAQRVGPYVEAIRRVVSRPWSIMEVCGGQTHAIVRFGLDELLPPEISLLHGPGCPVCVTPVELIDRALEIASRREVTFCSFGDMLRVPGSSDDLFAVKSRGGDVRVVYSPLDALALAERLPDREVVFFAVGFETTAPANAMAVFQARRRGIRNFSLLVSHVLVPPAMEVILRAPDRRVDGFLAAGHVCTVMGIDAYRPLAAEHRVPIVVTGFEPMDILQGIFMCVRQLEEGRTDVENQYARSVREAGNEAAQRMIREVFEIVPRTWRGIGPIAGSGLGLRAPYADHDAERRWAPAGEPEPRSKTDCKSGLVLQGVIKPPDCPAFGARCTPETPLGATMVSSEGACAAYYRYRRADPPCGSR; from the coding sequence ATGAAGTTCATCGACGAGTACCGCGACGCGCAGCGCGTCGGGCCGTACGTGGAGGCGATCCGGCGGGTGGTCTCTCGCCCCTGGTCGATCATGGAAGTCTGCGGCGGTCAGACGCACGCCATCGTCCGCTTCGGCCTGGACGAGCTCCTGCCCCCGGAGATCTCGCTCCTCCACGGCCCGGGCTGCCCGGTGTGCGTCACGCCGGTCGAGCTCATCGATCGTGCGCTCGAGATCGCCTCGCGGCGCGAGGTCACGTTCTGCTCCTTCGGCGACATGCTGCGCGTCCCCGGCTCCAGCGACGACCTGTTCGCGGTGAAGTCGAGGGGCGGCGACGTGCGCGTCGTCTACTCGCCGCTCGACGCGCTCGCGCTCGCCGAGCGCCTGCCGGATCGTGAGGTCGTCTTCTTCGCGGTCGGCTTCGAGACCACGGCGCCCGCGAACGCGATGGCGGTGTTCCAGGCGCGGCGCCGCGGCATCCGGAACTTCTCGCTCCTCGTGTCGCACGTGCTCGTGCCGCCTGCGATGGAGGTGATCCTCCGGGCGCCGGATCGGCGCGTCGACGGGTTCCTCGCCGCGGGCCACGTGTGCACGGTGATGGGCATCGACGCCTACCGTCCGCTCGCCGCCGAGCACCGCGTCCCCATCGTGGTCACGGGCTTCGAGCCGATGGATATCCTCCAGGGCATTTTCATGTGCGTCCGGCAGCTCGAGGAGGGCCGCACCGACGTGGAGAACCAGTACGCCCGCTCGGTGCGCGAGGCCGGCAACGAGGCCGCGCAGCGCATGATCCGGGAGGTCTTCGAGATCGTGCCCCGGACCTGGCGAGGCATCGGTCCCATCGCCGGGAGCGGGCTCGGCCTCCGGGCGCCGTACGCGGACCACGATGCAGAGCGGCGGTGGGCACCGGCAGGCGAACCGGAGCCCCGATCGAAGACCGACTGCAAGAGCGGCCTCGTGCTCCAGGGGGTGATCAAGCCGCCGGACTGCCCCGCGTTCGGCGCACGCTGCACGCCGGAGACCCCGCTGGGCGCCACGATGGTCTCCTCGGAAGGCGCGTGCGCGGCCTACTACCGTTACCGGAGGGCGGACCCGCCGTGCGGTTCGAGATGA
- the hypF gene encoding carbamoyltransferase HypF, with protein sequence MPRLALRVDGIVQGVGFRPFVYRRASALGLGGWVRNGPGGVEIEVQGPERSLHAFIAGLTREPSAPARVERIEIERRAEEDAGPFQILASEAGSGARPSVPADLAVCEECAREVDSETGRRRGYPFTSCAQCGPRYTILSGIPYDRARTTMDRFPMCPACAAEYADPSDRRFHAEPIACPACGPRVQLVAAAGDPLEPGIRGSGSPDGALREAAAAVLAGKVVAVKGLSGFHLLVDATSPDAVALLRRRKRRDAKPFAVMFGSLDAVRGACRVSPAEADALRGPEAPIVLLRRLSPAAARVAVADAVAPGTPRLGALLPYTPLHRLVLQLVGRPVVCTSGNLSDEPICTDTSDALERLSGIADLFLVHDRPIVRPLDDSVARVGPAGVELLRRARGFTPLPLPLRVDAPPILALGGHLKSTTALFFDGQVVVSQHLGDAHTAEGAALIERTALDLARLFRVRPERVACDLHPDYASSRIAEQLAAAFRAPLVRVQHHHAHVAACVAEHGLDGPVLGLAWDGAGYGLDGALWGGEALVVDGASFRRTAHLRSFPLPGGERAMREPRRSALGLLWELRGEGARDHARSWFREAELGPLLSMLARGTSSPRTTSVGRLFDGVAALAGLRGAASFEGQAAMELECLAEAAGAQAGYPLPLRAGAPGVPAVLDFGPLIDAVLDDRRDGVPPGVIAARFHAALADVAEALAAASGLGRIVLAGGCFQNALLAASIRERLAARGVEVYAPRLYPPGDGGLSLGQVLVAARRGADAESDVESDVESHAESHAMER encoded by the coding sequence GTGCCGCGCCTCGCGCTCCGCGTGGACGGCATCGTCCAGGGGGTCGGCTTCCGGCCGTTCGTGTACCGGCGCGCGTCCGCGCTCGGCCTGGGCGGCTGGGTGCGGAACGGCCCCGGCGGGGTCGAGATCGAGGTGCAGGGGCCGGAGCGCAGCCTGCACGCCTTCATCGCCGGCCTGACCCGCGAGCCCAGCGCGCCCGCGCGCGTCGAGCGCATCGAGATCGAGCGGCGGGCCGAGGAAGATGCCGGCCCGTTCCAGATCCTCGCCAGCGAGGCGGGGAGCGGGGCGCGCCCGTCGGTGCCCGCGGATCTCGCCGTCTGCGAGGAGTGCGCCCGCGAGGTGGACAGCGAGACCGGCCGCCGCCGCGGCTACCCCTTCACGAGCTGCGCGCAGTGCGGCCCCCGCTACACGATCCTCTCGGGGATCCCGTACGACCGGGCCAGGACCACGATGGATCGCTTCCCGATGTGCCCCGCGTGCGCCGCGGAGTACGCGGACCCCTCGGACCGGCGCTTCCACGCGGAGCCCATCGCCTGCCCTGCATGCGGCCCGCGCGTCCAGCTCGTCGCCGCAGCCGGAGACCCGCTGGAGCCCGGCATTCGGGGCTCCGGGTCGCCTGATGGCGCGCTCCGCGAGGCCGCGGCCGCGGTGCTGGCGGGGAAGGTGGTCGCCGTGAAGGGGCTCAGTGGTTTCCACCTGCTCGTCGACGCGACATCGCCGGACGCTGTCGCGCTCCTGCGCCGGCGGAAGCGCCGCGACGCCAAGCCGTTCGCGGTGATGTTCGGCTCGCTCGACGCCGTGCGCGGCGCCTGCCGCGTGTCTCCCGCGGAGGCGGACGCGCTGCGCGGTCCCGAGGCGCCGATCGTGCTGCTGCGGCGCCTCTCGCCCGCCGCCGCGCGGGTCGCCGTCGCCGACGCTGTCGCGCCGGGGACGCCGCGCCTGGGTGCGCTGCTGCCCTACACGCCGCTCCACCGGCTGGTGCTCCAGCTCGTCGGTCGGCCCGTGGTCTGCACGAGCGGCAACCTCTCGGACGAGCCTATCTGCACCGACACATCGGACGCGCTGGAGCGCCTGAGCGGCATCGCCGACCTGTTCCTCGTGCACGACCGGCCGATCGTGCGCCCCCTCGACGACTCCGTGGCCCGCGTCGGGCCGGCCGGCGTCGAGCTCCTCCGCCGCGCGCGCGGCTTCACCCCGCTGCCTCTCCCGCTGCGGGTCGACGCCCCGCCGATCCTCGCCCTCGGCGGCCACCTGAAGAGCACGACGGCGCTCTTCTTCGACGGCCAGGTGGTCGTCAGCCAGCACCTCGGCGACGCGCACACCGCGGAGGGCGCCGCCCTCATAGAGCGCACGGCCCTCGACCTCGCGCGCCTGTTCCGGGTGCGGCCGGAGCGCGTCGCCTGCGATCTCCACCCCGACTACGCGTCCAGCCGCATCGCCGAGCAGCTCGCGGCGGCCTTCCGCGCGCCGCTCGTCCGGGTGCAGCACCACCACGCGCACGTCGCCGCCTGCGTGGCCGAGCACGGCCTCGACGGACCTGTCCTCGGCCTCGCGTGGGACGGAGCCGGCTACGGGCTCGACGGCGCCCTCTGGGGCGGCGAGGCGCTGGTCGTGGACGGGGCGTCGTTCCGCCGCACGGCGCACCTCCGCTCCTTCCCGCTGCCGGGCGGCGAGCGCGCCATGAGGGAGCCGCGCCGCTCCGCGCTCGGCCTGCTCTGGGAGCTCCGCGGCGAGGGCGCCCGGGACCACGCGCGCTCCTGGTTCCGCGAGGCCGAGCTCGGCCCGCTGCTCTCCATGCTCGCGCGCGGGACGAGCTCGCCGCGCACGACGAGCGTGGGGCGCCTGTTCGACGGGGTAGCGGCGCTCGCGGGCCTGCGCGGGGCGGCGAGCTTCGAGGGGCAGGCCGCCATGGAGCTGGAGTGCCTGGCCGAGGCGGCCGGCGCGCAGGCGGGCTATCCGCTGCCGCTGCGCGCCGGCGCGCCCGGTGTGCCGGCGGTGCTCGACTTCGGACCGCTGATCGACGCGGTGCTCGACGATCGGCGTGACGGCGTGCCGCCGGGCGTCATCGCGGCCCGCTTTCACGCGGCGCTCGCGGACGTCGCCGAGGCGCTCGCTGCCGCGAGCGGCCTCGGGCGCATCGTGCTCGCGGGCGGGTGCTTCCAGAACGCGCTCCTCGCCGCGTCGATCCGCGAGCGCCTCGCGGCGCGAGGCGTGGAGGTCTACGCGCCGAGGCTCTACCCGCCGGGCGACGGCGGCCTGTCGCTCGGCCAGGTCCTCGTGGCCGCGCGGCGCGGCGCGGACGCGGAATCGGACGTGGAATCGGACGTGGAATCGCACGCGGAATCGCACGCGATGGAGAGGTGA
- a CDS encoding HypC/HybG/HupF family hydrogenase formation chaperone, which translates to MCLGIPGKVLGVAGGDLRLGRVAFGGIVKEICLAYVPEAEAGDYVIVHAGFAISRIDEASARRTLSYLDELGAAREGEEPR; encoded by the coding sequence ATGTGCCTCGGCATCCCCGGCAAGGTCCTCGGCGTCGCGGGTGGCGATCTCCGGCTCGGCCGCGTCGCTTTCGGCGGGATCGTCAAGGAGATCTGCCTCGCCTACGTGCCGGAGGCGGAGGCCGGCGATTACGTGATCGTGCACGCGGGCTTCGCCATCAGCCGCATCGACGAGGCGTCGGCGCGACGGACGCTCTCCTACCTCGACGAGCTCGGCGCGGCGCGCGAGGGGGAGGAGCCGCGATGA
- the hypE gene encoding hydrogenase expression/formation protein HypE produces MTCPAPLRERTIQLAHGGGGRLMRELIEHVFLPAFDSAPLSTRHDGAVVRLGGASLAFTTDTYVVHPRFFPGGDIGKLSVYGTVNDLAMTGARPAYLSAGFIVEEGLPIGELQQIALSMRAAADACGVELVTGDTKVVDRGKGDGLFINTAGIGVVPEGVVIAPRRVRPGDAVLVSGDVGRHGIAVLSVREALAFEEPVESDCAPVQGLAAALIDAGFDVHCLRDPTRGGLAAVLNEIALDAGVHVEVEEAQIPVEPAVLGACELLGLDPLYVACEGRLVAFLPEAQTERALASLRDHPLGRGAARIGRIVGDGKGSVVLRTRLGTRRTLDLLSGEQLPRIC; encoded by the coding sequence ATGACCTGCCCCGCGCCGCTGCGCGAAAGGACGATCCAGCTCGCTCACGGCGGCGGCGGGCGGCTCATGCGTGAGCTCATCGAGCATGTCTTCCTGCCCGCGTTCGACAGCGCTCCTCTCTCGACACGCCATGACGGCGCCGTGGTGCGGCTCGGCGGCGCGTCCCTGGCGTTCACCACGGACACCTACGTCGTGCATCCGCGCTTCTTCCCCGGCGGCGACATCGGCAAGCTGTCCGTCTACGGCACGGTGAACGATCTCGCCATGACGGGCGCCCGGCCCGCTTACCTGAGCGCCGGCTTCATCGTGGAGGAGGGGCTGCCCATCGGCGAGCTCCAGCAGATCGCGCTGTCGATGCGCGCTGCTGCGGACGCGTGCGGGGTCGAGCTCGTGACGGGCGACACCAAGGTGGTCGACCGGGGCAAGGGAGATGGGCTGTTCATCAACACCGCCGGCATCGGCGTGGTGCCCGAGGGCGTGGTCATCGCGCCGCGCCGGGTCCGACCGGGCGATGCCGTGCTCGTGTCCGGCGATGTGGGGCGGCACGGGATCGCGGTGCTGTCCGTGCGTGAGGCGCTGGCGTTCGAGGAGCCCGTGGAGAGCGACTGCGCGCCGGTCCAAGGCCTCGCCGCGGCGCTCATCGACGCGGGGTTCGACGTCCACTGCCTGCGGGATCCGACCCGCGGCGGGCTCGCAGCCGTATTGAACGAGATCGCGCTCGACGCGGGCGTCCACGTCGAGGTGGAGGAAGCGCAGATCCCCGTGGAACCTGCGGTACTCGGTGCGTGCGAGCTCCTCGGGCTCGACCCGCTTTACGTGGCGTGCGAGGGCCGGCTCGTCGCGTTCCTGCCGGAAGCCCAGACGGAGCGCGCCCTGGCGAGCCTGCGCGACCACCCGCTCGGCCGGGGGGCCGCGCGCATCGGCCGGATCGTCGGGGACGGGAAAGGGAGCGTTGTCCTGAGGACCCGGCTCGGGACCCGGCGCACACTCGACCTGCTCTCCGGCGAGCAGCTCCCGCGGATCTGCTGA
- a CDS encoding oxidoreductase, with amino-acid sequence MARRVKPKLAVWKFASCDGCQLSVLDLEDELLSLAAAIDIAYFKEATSLEREGPFDLSLVEGSITTPADAERIREVRRLSKSLVTIGACATAGGIQALRNFADVREFLSVVYASPAYIETLATSTAIADHVPVDFELRGCPVDKRQLLEVISAFLHERRPNVASHSVCVECKSRGNVCVMVTGTPCLGPVTHAGCGALCPTYQRGCYGCFGPMEAPNMESLSRAFRAAGVPERDLVRLHRTFNANAPAFRAESERHER; translated from the coding sequence ATGGCGCGCCGCGTGAAGCCGAAGCTCGCCGTGTGGAAGTTCGCCTCGTGCGACGGCTGTCAGCTCAGCGTCCTCGACCTCGAGGACGAGCTCCTGTCGCTCGCCGCCGCGATCGACATCGCCTACTTCAAGGAGGCCACGAGCCTCGAGCGCGAGGGGCCGTTCGACCTGTCGCTGGTCGAGGGGTCGATCACGACGCCCGCCGACGCGGAGCGGATCCGCGAGGTCCGGCGGCTGTCGAAGTCGCTCGTCACGATCGGCGCCTGCGCCACGGCCGGGGGCATCCAGGCGCTGCGCAACTTCGCGGATGTACGTGAGTTTCTGTCGGTCGTGTACGCCTCGCCCGCGTACATCGAGACCCTCGCCACCTCCACGGCGATCGCCGACCACGTCCCCGTCGACTTCGAGCTGCGCGGCTGCCCGGTGGACAAGCGCCAGCTCCTGGAGGTGATCAGCGCCTTTCTCCACGAGCGCCGGCCCAATGTCGCGAGCCACAGCGTCTGCGTCGAGTGCAAGAGCCGCGGCAACGTGTGCGTGATGGTGACCGGGACGCCTTGCCTCGGCCCGGTGACGCACGCGGGCTGCGGCGCGCTCTGCCCGACCTACCAGCGCGGCTGCTACGGCTGCTTCGGGCCCATGGAGGCGCCGAACATGGAGTCGCTCTCGCGCGCGTTCCGGGCGGCGGGCGTGCCGGAGCGCGACCTCGTGCGGCTCCACCGCACCTTCAACGCGAACGCCCCGGCGTTCCGCGCGGAGAGCGAGCGGCATGAGCGCTGA
- a CDS encoding DUF2169 family type VI secretion system accessory protein has product MDVVSEGPLPVASLLWQVRSLTWVLTVVCKATFTLAPGESPLAPAQEPIRERDAHLDDDPARSLIEASDLAPLKQGADVVLVGHAHAPGGSPARSLIARMAVGEIDKPIQVFCDRLFTQEGELLEGAHFTTMPLAYERAAGGPDTDNPAGIHRAARDARGRAAVPNLLPVDRVVTSLDDPIAAVGFGPIGPTWPLRHRRLGKHAAAWSSGALLSSPLPEDFDRTFFNVAPLDQRLLQLREDEQIVLENLHPRHPRLVTSLPGVRPRATVTGRAGGPRDLSMRCDTLVIDADRLLCTLTWRGQLPLASPKESGQIRVSLERPARQAPAEAATPSAPGPQPPPRVGPAGPTVKPPSLGPSTLTLDIHAKSPDAPQATIMPFRAGPPAPPPPEAPAPRPAEPPRFRSKRSSIEGETGDITEEATKVPLPFVAPSSAPPPAAASNTPPSNNPPPNTPSPIPAPPIAKASPGEPVSPWAAGAPQPGSGAAGMIPHAPAAPQTIGAMFAGAGAAADSSAAFAPAAAQRDALTLVWFDRKSVPRIVRKPAWQRLLDAMEDEPLDPEADDPALSDEPAEIEDRAQVFEILDRGAATDVAGVHGALARAAGKRGMPMPPLELVEGELSLSFDEVETLKALVSTATPLATGDDALAAALETAERFLATPGVSTAPAVAAALCGRIREALAHGKRGRVELASEQVERALLEQRHYQKRKVLGGPHLRALLRVAGETQPLVIYLPASIAEALPLSARFRARAIAAVHPAMDEREAEPVALQAVALGRVVQVRQGRAS; this is encoded by the coding sequence ATGGATGTCGTCTCCGAGGGGCCGCTCCCCGTCGCCTCGCTCCTCTGGCAGGTGCGCTCCTTGACCTGGGTGCTCACCGTCGTCTGCAAGGCGACCTTCACGCTCGCGCCGGGCGAGTCGCCGCTCGCGCCCGCGCAGGAGCCGATCCGCGAGCGCGACGCGCACCTGGACGACGACCCCGCGCGCAGCCTGATCGAGGCGAGCGATCTCGCGCCGCTCAAGCAGGGCGCCGATGTCGTCCTCGTCGGCCACGCCCACGCGCCCGGCGGCAGCCCCGCGCGGTCGCTGATCGCGCGGATGGCGGTGGGCGAGATCGATAAACCCATTCAGGTGTTCTGCGATCGCCTGTTCACCCAGGAGGGCGAGCTCCTGGAAGGAGCGCACTTCACGACGATGCCGCTCGCCTACGAGCGCGCCGCGGGCGGGCCGGACACGGACAACCCTGCGGGCATCCATCGCGCGGCGCGCGACGCCCGCGGCAGGGCCGCCGTCCCGAACCTCCTCCCCGTGGATCGGGTCGTGACCAGCCTGGACGACCCCATCGCGGCGGTGGGCTTCGGGCCCATCGGCCCCACGTGGCCTTTGCGGCACCGCAGGCTCGGCAAACACGCGGCGGCCTGGTCGTCGGGAGCGCTCCTCTCGAGCCCGCTGCCGGAGGATTTCGACCGCACCTTCTTCAACGTCGCTCCGCTCGATCAGCGCCTGCTGCAGCTCCGCGAGGACGAGCAGATCGTGCTCGAGAACCTCCATCCCCGCCACCCGCGCCTCGTCACCAGCCTTCCTGGCGTCCGCCCGCGGGCGACCGTCACCGGCCGCGCCGGCGGGCCGCGCGATCTCTCCATGCGCTGCGACACGCTCGTGATCGACGCCGATCGCCTCCTCTGCACGCTGACCTGGCGAGGCCAGCTCCCGCTCGCGAGCCCCAAGGAGTCAGGGCAGATCCGCGTCTCGCTGGAGCGGCCCGCGAGGCAGGCGCCCGCCGAGGCAGCCACCCCCTCGGCGCCGGGGCCCCAGCCGCCGCCGCGCGTGGGCCCGGCCGGGCCCACGGTGAAGCCTCCCTCCCTCGGCCCGTCGACGTTGACCCTCGACATCCACGCGAAGTCGCCCGACGCGCCGCAGGCGACGATCATGCCCTTTCGCGCGGGACCGCCTGCGCCGCCTCCCCCCGAGGCGCCCGCTCCGCGGCCGGCCGAGCCGCCCCGTTTCCGGTCGAAGCGGAGCTCGATCGAGGGCGAGACCGGCGACATCACCGAGGAGGCGACGAAGGTGCCTCTCCCCTTCGTCGCCCCGTCCTCGGCGCCGCCCCCCGCCGCCGCATCCAACACCCCTCCTTCGAACAACCCTCCTCCGAACACCCCCTCTCCGATCCCTGCCCCGCCGATCGCCAAGGCCTCGCCCGGCGAGCCGGTGAGCCCCTGGGCGGCCGGCGCTCCGCAGCCCGGGTCGGGCGCCGCAGGCATGATCCCGCACGCGCCGGCGGCGCCGCAGACCATCGGCGCGATGTTCGCGGGTGCGGGCGCGGCGGCGGACTCGAGCGCCGCGTTCGCGCCGGCGGCGGCGCAGCGGGACGCGCTGACGCTCGTCTGGTTCGATCGGAAGAGCGTGCCGCGCATCGTCCGCAAGCCGGCCTGGCAGCGCCTGCTCGACGCGATGGAGGACGAGCCCCTCGATCCGGAGGCCGACGATCCGGCCCTCTCCGACGAGCCCGCCGAGATCGAGGATCGGGCGCAGGTCTTCGAGATCCTCGATCGCGGCGCGGCCACCGACGTCGCGGGCGTGCACGGGGCGCTCGCGCGCGCCGCCGGCAAGCGCGGCATGCCGATGCCGCCGCTCGAGCTGGTCGAGGGCGAGCTCTCGCTGTCCTTCGACGAGGTCGAGACGCTGAAGGCCCTGGTCTCCACCGCGACGCCGCTCGCGACCGGCGACGACGCGCTCGCGGCGGCGCTCGAGACCGCCGAGAGATTCCTCGCCACGCCGGGCGTCTCGACCGCGCCCGCCGTGGCCGCAGCGCTGTGCGGGAGGATCCGCGAGGCGCTCGCCCACGGAAAGAGAGGCCGGGTGGAGCTCGCGAGCGAGCAGGTGGAGCGCGCGCTGCTGGAGCAGCGGCACTACCAGAAGCGCAAGGTGCTGGGCGGGCCGCACCTGCGCGCCCTCTTGCGCGTGGCGGGAGAGACGCAGCCGCTCGTGATCTACCTGCCGGCCTCGATCGCCGAGGCGCTGCCGCTCTCGGCGCGCTTCCGGGCGCGGGCGATCGCGGCGGTGCACCCGGCGATGGACGAGCGGGAGGCGGAGCCGGTGGCGCTCCAGGCGGTCGCGCTCGGGCGGGTGGTGCAGGTCCGGCAGGGCCGCGCATCATGA